A window of Bacillota bacterium genomic DNA:
TCCACCCTTTCTCCCATCAGGATTGTGAAAATCTCATCCGCCCGGACGGCGTCTTCAAGGGTTACCTGAAGCATCGTCCTTTTTTCGGGGTTCATGGTGGTTTCCCAGAGCTGTTCGGGATTCATCTCCCCAAGGCCTTTATAGCGCTGAACGTTTGGGTGATCCGTGTTCCATCTCCTCAGGAGCTGCTCCAGCTCGTGGTCACTGTAGAGGTAGTGCTGTTCCTTTCCTTTCTGCGCCCTGTAGAGAGGCGGCTGGGCGATATAGATATACCCTGCCTCGATCAGGGGCCGCATATAGCGGTAGAAAAAGGTTAACAGGAGCGTCCTGATGTGGGAACCGTCGACATCAGCATCGCTCATAATCACGATCTTGTGGTAGCGCGCCTTTGCAAGATCGAAATCATCCAGAATCCCTGTACCTACGGCAGTGATAATGCTCTTGATTTCTTCATTGGCCAGGAGTTTATCCAGACGGGCCTTTTCGGCGTTGATGATCTTGCCCCTTAGAGGAAGAATCGCCTGGAACCTGCGGTCCCTCCCCTGTTTGGCAGAACCGCCTGCAGAATCCCCCTCGACAATGTACAACTCGCACTCTTCCGGCTTCTTGGAAACACAATCCGCCAGCTTCCCCGGAAGGGTCAGGTGGTCAAGGGCGTTTTTCCGCCGCGTGAGCTCGCGCGCCTTCCGGGCAGCCTCCCGGGCGCGCGCCGCTTTTACCGCCTTTTCCGCAATCTGCCGGGCCGGCCCCGGGTTTTCCTCAAAATAGAACATCAAGTATTCAGTAACAACAGAATCGACAATTCCCCGCACTTCACTGTTGCCGAGTTTGGTTTTCGTTTGCCCTTCAAACTGGGGATCCTTAATTTTAATACTTAGAACCGCGGTCAGCCCTTCCCGGACATCCTCACCGGCCAGGTTTTCTTCATTTTCTTTTAAAAATCCGAAGCGCCGCGCAAAAGCCTGGACAACCCGCGTCAGGGCTGTTTTAAACCCGGTTTCGTGGGTACCCCCCTCCTGGGTATGAATATTATTCACGAAAGAATAGATATTTTCAACATACCCCGCGTGGTACTGCAGGGCGATCTCGATGAGGACATCTTCCTTGCTCGTACTGAAGTACACCGGGTCCGCGTGAAGAACCTCTTTATTGCGGTTCAGGTTCTTAACGAAGTCGACGATCCCGCCCTCGTGGTAAAAAGCGAGAGTTTCCCCCTTCTCTTCGTCAATCAAGGTAAAACGCAGCCCCCGGTTGAGATATGAAAGATCGCGGAGCCGCGAGGCGATCAAGTCGCGGTTAAATCTCCGGTCCGGAAAGATCTGGCCATCAGGCAAAAACCGGATTGTCGTCCCCGTCTCGTCCGTCTCGCCGCCCTCCTTGAGCGGGGTTTTAACCCTTCCCCGCTCATAACGCTGGAGGTATCGTTTTCCCTCGCGCCTTACCTCTACATGCAGCCAGCGGGAGAGGGCATTAACCACGGATAAACCGACCCCGTGCAGCCCGCCCGTAATTTCGTATCCGTTCCCCCCAAACTTTCCACCTGCATGAAGGAGGGTAAGGGCGGCTTCCAGAGCCGGGCGCCCCGTTTGAGGGTGAATGTCCACCGGGATGCCCCTCCCGTTGTCACCGACCGTAGCACTTCCGTCTTTATTTAAAACAACCTCAATGGTATCGCAGTAACCGGCCAGCGCCTCGTCCACACTGTTGTCAATCAACTCAAAAACTAACTGGTGTAAACCCCGCGCCCCGGTGTTCCCGATGTACATCCCGGGACGGCGCCGCACGGCTTCAATTCCTTCTAATACCTCGATCTGGCTGGCATCATACCTGCTCCCGTTCTTGTTTACTTCGTCGTAAGCCACTTTTAACCTCCTTTTCACCGGCTGCCGGCGGCAGAATAGCGTGTTCAAGTTTTTCTCTCTTTAATTCCACATTATATTATAACACATTCCAGCCTTCCAAAACATATGTTCTAAGGAAAAACACTTTGCGCGCTACACGCTTGATTGAGCCCTTTTTAATAATGTTACCGAGGAAATTGGGGAAAAATAAAGCCGCCGCGTTGTCAGAATTGCACTTTTGTTCCGTGTTTCTTTTCCAATCTGAACCGCGAGCTGCTCCTCAGCGGCGAAACTCAAAAACTCGCGGGTTACCTCCCGGTGCTCAGTTGATTCCAGATCGATGATCGCGATTAACTCATCGAGAGGAACCACAATATCTCCACCCAGATGCAGGTACATGGCATCACCCCCTTTTTGTTCCCGCCTTTGGCGCCCTTCATTGAACCTCCCTCGACTGAAGTCGAGGGATTCCACCGGTAAAGACCGGCGGGCACCCCCGTTCAACTAGGGGCACTTACAGAAAGCCTTCCGTGCGACGTGGACTGACGGCTGAAGGACCTACTCACCCCGCGCGGGGCGGAGCTTTCAAACCCTCCAGCGCCTCCTTGAAAGGAGCGCCGCCTTCCAGCTCTCTGCCGAGTTGATACAGGTCGTGGACCTTGATTCCCTTGACCTGTTTTTGGAGATAGCTCCAGTGCGCCCAGTGGTGCCGGCGCCTTATCTTCTCCGGTAAGGACGCCGACAGCACTCGTGGAACCCTCTCCTTAAAGCCCATGCCCCGGCGGGCGATCACCAGCGCCGCCGCGATGTGGACCGGAATGCCTTTGCTCGCCATGTACTTCAGCTTCCCCGCGACCGAGGTGTAGGCGGGCTTCACCTTGAAGACGGCCAAGCCCTCTTTAGCGGCGCGGGCAATGATGGCGTTGGTCAAAGCGCGGTAGGCAAACAGGGTGATTTTCCGGTTGCGCTTCTTGCTGCCGTACTTGAGCCGGAACTTGGAATCGGTGGTTTCCAGGTCTTCAATGACGATGGGCTTCTTTTTGAGTTTGGTAGCGTTGACTATATCTATAGCCGCCTGTTCCAGCACTTTAACCGCCTGGCCTTTGGTCAACCCGTCAAGATTATGCGGCACGACCTGCCAGTCTACCAGGTTGCCGTGGTGGTTGATTTCCGCTAAGTCCGCGTGGTCGTAGTTCATGTCCAGGCCGAGGACGCCGCCGCCCTTGTAGTAGTTGGTGTAGGGATTTTCGGGAACGTCCACGGTGACCTTGAAGATGTAGTACTCCCCGTGGTCTTCAATTGCCCAGGCAATGGGCTTTCTCCTCTCGCCCTGGAGGAGGATGGCGCTGTCCACTTCTTCCTGGCCGTAGCGGAAGGCCGCCTGGACTTTTACCTTAGTCCCGTCCGGCAGGCCGAAGGACAGGGTTCTAGTAGCCACGTCGTACTTGAAAACAAAATTGCCGTACTTCGCGTCCAGCCTGCCGGAAATTCTCAGGGAGGAGTACCGCGCCCTGCGCCACTCCTCCAGCCAGGCTTCGTGGTCGTTTCTGTACTTCTCCACGGTGAACTGCTTCTTGAAGAGGTCTTTCGTCCCGAAAGTGCAGCCTTTCAGGAAGCCGCTCCGGAGCTTGTTCAGCTTTTCTTCCAGGCGGGTCGCAGAATAGTTGATTAACTTGACCTGGTTCTTGAGCTTCTTTATCTCCGGGCGCAGGTACTGCTTTTCGAAGTCGTAGGCGTTGTAGAAGACGAGGGACAACTTCTTAAAGTCTACACTAATGATGCCGGATTCGTGCAGGGTTATGTTGGAGCCCTTCCAGGCAATGAACTTTCCCTTCATCAAGGCCTTCAGCAGCTTTTCCAGCCGGCCCAGCCTCCTGTCGAGATCCCTGGCCTTCTCTTTTCTGGTCTTTATCTGCTCCTCCAGACCAGCGATGTATATCTTCTGCAGTTCTTTCTGAGAGGAGAGTTGTGCCTTTGCCTCCTGGACGGCAGAGTTGGCCCAGTAATCGTTGAAGCCGAAGAGCTCTTTGATCTGGAGGTGGACAGAGGTGCCATGCTTGACCCCGTAGTTGTGCTCGGCCAGCAGCAGCTTGTACGCCTTGTGCTTGGCCCGGTTGAACCCAATCAGGGCGTTTGTGATAGAGAGAACCTCCTGGGCAGTAAGGGTGTTTTTGTAGATCCTGTTGGAGAAGTACGTTTTTTCCACGAAAAACACCTCGGGAATATTCTACCATGCAGGAGATGATGCGGACAAGTGTTCGAGAAACAAATGTTTCCCTGCCTCTCATCCCCTCATTGAAATGAGGGGTATTCCCGGCAGGTTTAATAAACCTTAACATGTGAAGAAAAAAATCTCGGGCGTTAGTTGCTGCTTTTGCTTCAGCCCCGTCTTAAAGCAGGATGTTGTAGCCGCAATCACCTGTTTTTTAAATTGCAGTTCTTCAAACACCTGCTTTTGGTGGGCCGGATCGAGCTCTGAAAATACATCATCCAGGAGGAGGAGAGGCTCAACCTTCTGCTCTTCTCCGAGGAGGCGACACTGGCCGATTTTTAAAGCAAGGGCGAGCAGCCTCTGTTCTCCCTGGGAACAATAGAACCGCACTTCGTAGTCCCGCAGGTAAAAGCGCAAATCATCCCGGTGGGGGCCGGCCGGCGTCGCCCGCCACCGCTCCTCAAGCGGCTGTAACCGGGCCAGAGCTTCTGAGAAGAGATTCCTGTATTCGGTTTCCTCCCTCACCTGTAGGGAAGGAGGGACGACATGGGAAATATAAGCTCCTTCTAAATCCCCACTACATCCAAGAGAGGTCAGAACTTCGCGGCTTAACTCAATCAGTCTCATAAAAACTGCCAGGCGCCGCCTCAAGATCCGGGCTCCGACCTCTACCAGCTGCACGTCCCAGGGTCTTAATTCAACTTCTTTAAATGCTCCTTGTTTGAGCAGGTTGTTGCGCTGGACCAGTATTTCCTGGTAGGAATGTAAATCAACAGCGTGCTGGGGCCTGATCTGGCTGGTTACAAGGTCCAGAAAGCGACGCCGCAGTCCCGGTGCGCCCTGCAGTAGCAACAGGTCGGTGGGGGAAAAGACAACAACAGGGAGATATGCCGCACAGCTCCCGGATGAATCACGTTTCCCGTTAATTCTCGTAATTTTCCGGCGCTCCCCGCGCTGGTAAGCCACCTCCAGATTGTGAGTAAGCCCGCCGCTCTGAATCTTGCCGCGAATCACAAAAAAATCGGAGCCCCATCCGACAAGAACATCATCCTGGTGCTGGCGGTAAGAATAGCCCGCCCCCAGGTAAAAGATCCCTTCCAACAGGTTGCTCTTCCCGATACCATTGGGGCCAACCAGGACTGTAAAACCTTCCGGGGGGGAAAAATCGAGGTCCCGGTAGTTGCGAAAATTTTTTAAGTGAAGTTGAACCAGCATAAATTAAGGCACTCCATCTGAGGTACGGCAAACTGGAAGGACAAGGTGCAGGTACGAACCCCCATCCTCTTCCCGGCAGATGGCGGGTCCTTGAGAACCATTCAGGCTCAGGGTGATTTCCCGGCTCTCCATCACTCTTAAGGGTTCTAAAAGAAAATGGGCATTAAAAGAAGCTTGACCCTCCCCGGCCGGCGCGCTTTTCAGGGGAATCTCCTCTGAAAGAGAGCCGACCTGCAGCGCCTGCGCCGTAAGCTGAATAGAGGCGGCTTCAACCTTCAACTCGGCAACTGCATAAGTCTCCGGGGGAGCAATAAAGAGGGATGCCCTCTCCAGGGCTGAGATAAGTTTTGCGCGCTCCACTTCCACGCTCAATTCATCCTTCTCAGGGATTACCTTTTCATAGGCAGGAAACTGGCTTTCAAGCAGCCGGGTTGTTAAAGTAAAGCGCGGGGTCTGGAAACTGATCATGTTCTGCTCCCAGCTAATCTCCAGCTGCTCCTTATCCTCAAGGAGCCGGTTGACTTCTCCAAGCGCCCGTACGGGAATAAACAAATCTGCCGTACGAGAACCAGGAAACGGTAGTTGAAAAAGAGCAAGCCGGTAGGTGTCTGTCGCAACTAAAGTCAAACATTCCTCTTTTAACTGGAAGTAAACCCCGGCAAATTGCGGCCTTACCTCCTGGGGTGCGGCCGCAAAGAGAACTTTTTTAATTATATTCTTCCATTTTGAACCTTCGATGATAATTCCTTCACCCGCGGGATTCTGAAGTAAAGAAGGGTAGTCCGAAGCCGGCCAGGTGTTTATAAAAGTACGGCCCTGGTTATAACAAATCTCCACCTGCTGGTTGATTTCACTCCAAACCAGGTTTAACTCACCTTCCGGCAAGCGGCGGACCAGGTTGTCGAAGGGGCGTGTTAAAACAACGGTTTTTCCCTGTATTTCAACCTGCGCCGGGACGGCGATTGTAAGACTCAACTCTAAATCGGTGCTCTGGAGAATAAGTCGATCTTCTTCTGCAGTTACCAGGAGACCGTTGAGAATAGGGAGCGCTGTCCTGGCAGGAACAATTCGGCCTAAGTGCGCAACGGCCGGTGCGAGCTGGTTTCGTGAACAGCGAACCTTCACTTGATAAAAAACTCCTTCCTGTGAAGTATATTTTTATATTTTTTATATAATAATAGGAGTTAAAATAATAGCGTCCGGGATTTTGTGTATATCCTGGTTTAGGGCTTCAGATGTGGAAATTTCTAAATAACAATTTTTGTGGATAAACAGCGGGCAATCTTGTGGATAAGCTGTGGGAACTTTTATGATGAGTGGAGCATTTTGATCAGGTCATTGATTATTGCTTCAAGATTGCTGTCTTTTTTCATTTCTTCTTTAATTTTATCGTAGGCATGTAAAACCGTTGTGTGGTCGCGGCCGCCGAACTCCTGCCCTATTTGCGGAAGAGAGGCATCTGTTAGCTCTCTTGCTAAATACATTGCGATTTGGCGGGGAAAAGCCACACTCCGGGTCCTCCGGCGCGCCTTAAAATCATCCACACGCAGGTTAAAGCGTTGGGCGACTACTTTCTGGATCATCGTTATCGTCACGTAAGGGGGGCGGTTTCCTACTAAAATATCTTTTAAAGCCTCAGAAGTTAAATCTAAATTAATTTCCTGTTGGTGCAGGGAGGCGTAAGCGATGATCCGTGCGAGAGCCCCTTCGAGTTCCCGGATATTGGATTTAATATTGGTCGCGATGAAAAGAAGGACGTCGTCCGGCAGCGAGAACTTCTCAAGCTGGGCCTTTTTTCGTAAAATAGCAATTCTTGTTTCAAGGTCGGGCGGCTGGATATCCGCCAGGAGCCCCCATTCAAAGCGCGAGCGGAGGCGGTCCTCAAGCGTGGGAATTTCTTTCGGTGCGCGGTCACTGGAAATGATGATCTGTTTGCTTGCCTCATAAAGAGCATTAAATGTATGGAAAAATTCTTCTTGAGTTCGTTCTTTCCCTGCCAAAAACTGAATATCGTCTACCAGCAAAACATCAATCGTCCGGTATTTATTGCGAAATTCCACGGTTTTATCGTCACGAATGGAGTTTATCAATTGATTTGTAAAAGTCTCCGACGATACGTAAACGACCCTGATGTGGTTGTTGTTTTTTAAAACATAGTGCCCGATGGCGTGCATGAGATGGGTTTTTCCAAGCCCAACCCCGCCGTAAAGAAAAAGTGGGTTGTACGCTTTACTGGGGGATTCGGCAACCGCAAAAGCAGCCGCGTGGGCCAGGCGGTTGCTGTTTCCAACGACAAATGTATCAAAGGTGTATTTAGGATTTAATTTTGGTGAGGTTTCCCCGTTGCGTCCCAGGCTCTCACTGTAATTTTCTTCATTTCCTGCCGTCACAAAGCGAAGGGTAACCGGGTGGTGCAGTTTAGCCTCCAACCTGGAACGAATCAGAGTACTGTAGCGGGTTTCCAGCCATTCCCTGGTAAATTCGTTGAGGGTTGAAATTACCAGCGTCCCGTCGTGATAAGCGAGCGGTTGCGTGGCCCTGTTCCAGGTTGCAAAATTACGCTCATCTAATTCAGCTTCTAAAATTTTTAAAACCTCTTGCCAGATCTCCGAGAGTTTATATTTAACCATTAATCACGCCACCTTAGCATTATCCACAGTTTTTATCCACAATATGTGAACAACATGTTAATAATTTAGAAATCGCTAAAAACTTGTTTTGTTAAATATACCAGATCAAAAAGAATAAAAGCAAGGTGTAAATCTGTTTCTGTGCTGCGACTTGACAAGGTTCCGGAGTCGTCTATAATGGAAAAAGAAAGTATCAGGAAGATCCGGTTATTTTTAAGGGCAGGTGACTTTACTTGAAGCGTACTTATCAGCCGAAGAGGCGGCGGATGAAAAGAGTGCACGGTTTTTTGAAGCGCATGAGAACGTCGAGCGGTCGCAATATCATCAGGCGCCGCCGTTTGAAAGGGAGGAAAAACCTTTCTGCGTAAAAGTTTCCGAGAGAAGTGAGTTAAAATGCTGCCGGCTGAACAACGCCTCCGCACTTCCAGAGAGTTTCAGGCAGTATATCAAGCAGGCAAGGTCGTACGGGGGAAATACCTTACAGTTCGCTATCTGAAAAGAAAAAAAGACGGAAAAACGCGGTTTGGGTTCGCGCCGGCGCGCAAAGTCGGCAGTGTGGTGCTGAGAAACAGGATAAAACGGAGGTTAAGGGAACTTTGCCGGAGATACAGTCACTGCTTTGTAGATCAATGCGACGTCGTGGTTAATATCCACCGTACAGCAGCCGGTATCCCTTACCAGGAATTAGAAGCTGATTTTCTGAAAACTTTTAGCCGGGCAAAGTTAATTAAAAGAGTTTATTGAGGTTTTTTTTAATGAAAAAATTGATTATCCTGATTCTTCGTTCATACCAGGTTTTATGGTCATCATGGCATCCACCATGTTGCCGTTTTCAGCCTACCTGCTCTCAGTACGCAATACAAGCGGTTGAGCGGTATGGTCCTGGGCGGGGCCTGTTGTTAGCACTGCGCAGGATCCTCAGTTGCCATCCGTGGGGTGGGGGAGGTTACGATCCTGTGCCATAAAATCCTGGGTTCAATAAAATTGAGTTTAGACTTCCACGTCACTTCTAGTGACCCCAAACCGTTTCTGAAGATAAGGAGGTGAAAACCGCCCCGGCAGAAATCCTGGCGTGGTGGGGATGTTTTGTGGGAATCTATTGTTAGCGGCTTTACCCAGCTTTTGCAATATTTTTACCTTCTGACTGAGTATTTAAAGATCCCAAACTACGGGCTGGCGATTATATTTTTTACACTTGCCGTGAAAAGCGTTCTTTTCCCGCTGACTGCCAAACAGATGCGTTCAATGCGGGTGATTCAAGAGCTCCAACCAAAAATCAAGGCAATTCAAGAGAAGTACCGGGACAAACCGGAAAAAGCGCAGCAGGCCGTGATGAACCTTTATAAAGAGGCGGGAGCCAATCCGCTTTCGGGATGTTTACCTCTCCTGGTCCAGATGCCGATTTTGTTTGCTTTATACCAGGCACTACTCCATTTTCCTTTTAGCGTAGTGGAACACACCCGCTTTTTGTGGATACCTAACCTTGCCCATCCCGACTTGATCGGGTTGCCGGTCCTGGTAGTGATCACAACTTTCTTTCAGCAGTATGTCACGAGTCTTACGACAACCGGTAAAATCGACTCCAACCAGCGGATGATGCTCTATTTTATGCCTCTTGTCATCGGCTGGCTCGCGCGTTCCTTTCCGGCCGGTTTATCCTTATACTGGGTGACTTTTAGCTTTTTAGGGATTATTGAACAGTTTATTATCAAACGGTATGTCCGGATTGGAAGGGAGCAGAGTGTCAGCAATGAGGTGGGTCGAAGCAGAGGGTAACACCGTTGATGAGGCTGTAAAAACTGCGCTTAAAGAACTGGACGCAAAGAGAGACGAGGTCGAGGTCGATATTTTAGATGCCGGAACGCGCGGATTTCTGGGTATTTTGAAGGGCAGGCAGGCGCGCGTCCGCGTCAGGCTTCTGGTAAACCCTGAGCAGCTGATTGAGGTTTTTTTAAAAAGCGTGGTTAAGGCGATGGGCCTGGACGTATCTTTTTGTGTGACAAGAGCGGGCGAATACTGGCACGTCGACTTCGAGGGACCGGATGTAAGAATATTAATCGGGCGCCGGGGAGATACTTTAGATGCTCTCCAGTTGCTGGTGAATCTCGTCATCGGCCGGCGTTGCGAAGAAAAAGAGCGTGTTATTCTCGACGCCGAGGGATACCGGCAGCGCCGGGAAGAAACGCTGAGGCGCTTAGCCCGCAGGATTTCCGAGCGGGTGCGGCGCTTTAGAAGGGATGTTGCTTTAGAGCCGATGACGCCCCAGGAACGGCGCGTCATTCACATGGAGCTCCAGGAAAATCCCTGGGTGTATACCATCAGCCAGGGGGAAGAGCCGTACCGGAAGGTGATTATTTGCCTGCGCCGGTAACTTCCTGCACCGGCAGCTGCAAGGGGTGCTCTCCTTTGTTTTTCTTTTATAGAAATGAGGGACTTCAGGGAAGGCCCTTTTTCTTTTTGGCAGGCACTGTGAGGCCCAAAACGATCCAAAACAATACCATATTATGGGGGGCTGTTTAATGGAGGCTCTCGAAAACGGCGATCTCATCGCTGCCCTGGGTACGCCGTTAGGCGAGGCAGCGCTCGGAATTGTCCGCCTCAGCGGTCGTGGTGCTGTTGAAATTGTTGAGCGGATTTTTTACCCCCGGCGCACGAATCTGAAGCTTACCGAAGTTCCCTCCCATACAATCCACCTGGGTGAGATCAGGACAGGAGATGGCAGGGTTCTGGATGAAGTCCTGGTAAGCGTGATGCGGGCGCCCCGAACCTACACCCGCGAAGATGTAGTCGAAATTTACTGCCACGGGGGAGTAATCCCTGTAAGGTCCGTGCTGGATCTTGTTTTAAAAGAGGGGGCGCGTTTGGCCGAACCAGGTGAATTTACGAAAAGGGCGTTTTTGAGCGGACGGGTTGACCTCGCCCAGGCGGAAGCTGTGCTCGATCTGATCAGAGCGCGCAGCGAAACCGGGAGGGAGCTGGCCTTA
This region includes:
- the gyrB gene encoding DNA topoisomerase (ATP-hydrolyzing) subunit B, with product MAYDEVNKNGSRYDASQIEVLEGIEAVRRRPGMYIGNTGARGLHQLVFELIDNSVDEALAGYCDTIEVVLNKDGSATVGDNGRGIPVDIHPQTGRPALEAALTLLHAGGKFGGNGYEITGGLHGVGLSVVNALSRWLHVEVRREGKRYLQRYERGRVKTPLKEGGETDETGTTIRFLPDGQIFPDRRFNRDLIASRLRDLSYLNRGLRFTLIDEEKGETLAFYHEGGIVDFVKNLNRNKEVLHADPVYFSTSKEDVLIEIALQYHAGYVENIYSFVNNIHTQEGGTHETGFKTALTRVVQAFARRFGFLKENEENLAGEDVREGLTAVLSIKIKDPQFEGQTKTKLGNSEVRGIVDSVVTEYLMFYFEENPGPARQIAEKAVKAARAREAARKARELTRRKNALDHLTLPGKLADCVSKKPEECELYIVEGDSAGGSAKQGRDRRFQAILPLRGKIINAEKARLDKLLANEEIKSIITAVGTGILDDFDLAKARYHKIVIMSDADVDGSHIRTLLLTFFYRYMRPLIEAGYIYIAQPPLYRAQKGKEQHYLYSDHELEQLLRRWNTDHPNVQRYKGLGEMNPEQLWETTMNPEKRTMLQVTLEDAVRADEIFTILMGERVEPRRDFIQTHAREVRNLDI
- a CDS encoding DUF370 domain-containing protein; this encodes MYLHLGGDIVVPLDELIAIIDLESTEHREVTREFLSFAAEEQLAVQIGKETRNKSAILTTRRLYFSPISSVTLLKRAQSSV
- a CDS encoding IS200/IS605 family accessory protein TnpB-related protein, with amino-acid sequence MEKTYFSNRIYKNTLTAQEVLSITNALIGFNRAKHKAYKLLLAEHNYGVKHGTSVHLQIKELFGFNDYWANSAVQEAKAQLSSQKELQKIYIAGLEEQIKTRKEKARDLDRRLGRLEKLLKALMKGKFIAWKGSNITLHESGIISVDFKKLSLVFYNAYDFEKQYLRPEIKKLKNQVKLINYSATRLEEKLNKLRSGFLKGCTFGTKDLFKKQFTVEKYRNDHEAWLEEWRRARYSSLRISGRLDAKYGNFVFKYDVATRTLSFGLPDGTKVKVQAAFRYGQEEVDSAILLQGERRKPIAWAIEDHGEYYIFKVTVDVPENPYTNYYKGGGVLGLDMNYDHADLAEINHHGNLVDWQVVPHNLDGLTKGQAVKVLEQAAIDIVNATKLKKKPIVIEDLETTDSKFRLKYGSKKRNRKITLFAYRALTNAIIARAAKEGLAVFKVKPAYTSVAGKLKYMASKGIPVHIAAALVIARRGMGFKERVPRVLSASLPEKIRRRHHWAHWSYLQKQVKGIKVHDLYQLGRELEGGAPFKEALEGLKAPPRAG
- a CDS encoding DNA replication/repair protein RecF, with translation MLVQLHLKNFRNYRDLDFSPPEGFTVLVGPNGIGKSNLLEGIFYLGAGYSYRQHQDDVLVGWGSDFFVIRGKIQSGGLTHNLEVAYQRGERRKITRINGKRDSSGSCAAYLPVVVFSPTDLLLLQGAPGLRRRFLDLVTSQIRPQHAVDLHSYQEILVQRNNLLKQGAFKEVELRPWDVQLVEVGARILRRRLAVFMRLIELSREVLTSLGCSGDLEGAYISHVVPPSLQVREETEYRNLFSEALARLQPLEERWRATPAGPHRDDLRFYLRDYEVRFYCSQGEQRLLALALKIGQCRLLGEEQKVEPLLLLDDVFSELDPAHQKQVFEELQFKKQVIAATTSCFKTGLKQKQQLTPEIFFFTC
- the dnaN gene encoding DNA polymerase III subunit beta, whose product is MKVRCSRNQLAPAVAHLGRIVPARTALPILNGLLVTAEEDRLILQSTDLELSLTIAVPAQVEIQGKTVVLTRPFDNLVRRLPEGELNLVWSEINQQVEICYNQGRTFINTWPASDYPSLLQNPAGEGIIIEGSKWKNIIKKVLFAAAPQEVRPQFAGVYFQLKEECLTLVATDTYRLALFQLPFPGSRTADLFIPVRALGEVNRLLEDKEQLEISWEQNMISFQTPRFTLTTRLLESQFPAYEKVIPEKDELSVEVERAKLISALERASLFIAPPETYAVAELKVEAASIQLTAQALQVGSLSEEIPLKSAPAGEGQASFNAHFLLEPLRVMESREITLSLNGSQGPAICREEDGGSYLHLVLPVCRTSDGVP
- the dnaA gene encoding chromosomal replication initiator protein DnaA, whose protein sequence is MVKYKLSEIWQEVLKILEAELDERNFATWNRATQPLAYHDGTLVISTLNEFTREWLETRYSTLIRSRLEAKLHHPVTLRFVTAGNEENYSESLGRNGETSPKLNPKYTFDTFVVGNSNRLAHAAAFAVAESPSKAYNPLFLYGGVGLGKTHLMHAIGHYVLKNNNHIRVVYVSSETFTNQLINSIRDDKTVEFRNKYRTIDVLLVDDIQFLAGKERTQEEFFHTFNALYEASKQIIISSDRAPKEIPTLEDRLRSRFEWGLLADIQPPDLETRIAILRKKAQLEKFSLPDDVLLFIATNIKSNIRELEGALARIIAYASLHQQEINLDLTSEALKDILVGNRPPYVTITMIQKVVAQRFNLRVDDFKARRRTRSVAFPRQIAMYLARELTDASLPQIGQEFGGRDHTTVLHAYDKIKEEMKKDSNLEAIINDLIKMLHSS
- the rpmH gene encoding 50S ribosomal protein L34, which translates into the protein MKRTYQPKRRRMKRVHGFLKRMRTSSGRNIIRRRRLKGRKNLSA
- the rnpA gene encoding ribonuclease P protein component, coding for MLPAEQRLRTSREFQAVYQAGKVVRGKYLTVRYLKRKKDGKTRFGFAPARKVGSVVLRNRIKRRLRELCRRYSHCFVDQCDVVVNIHRTAAGIPYQELEADFLKTFSRAKLIKRVY
- the yidD gene encoding membrane protein insertion efficiency factor YidD, whose product is MKKLIILILRSYQVLWSSWHPPCCRFQPTCSQYAIQAVERYGPGRGLLLALRRILSCHPWGGGGYDPVP
- a CDS encoding YidC/Oxa1 family membrane protein insertase produces the protein MWESIVSGFTQLLQYFYLLTEYLKIPNYGLAIIFFTLAVKSVLFPLTAKQMRSMRVIQELQPKIKAIQEKYRDKPEKAQQAVMNLYKEAGANPLSGCLPLLVQMPILFALYQALLHFPFSVVEHTRFLWIPNLAHPDLIGLPVLVVITTFFQQYVTSLTTTGKIDSNQRMMLYFMPLVIGWLARSFPAGLSLYWVTFSFLGIIEQFIIKRYVRIGREQSVSNEVGRSRG
- the jag gene encoding RNA-binding cell elongation regulator Jag/EloR yields the protein MRWVEAEGNTVDEAVKTALKELDAKRDEVEVDILDAGTRGFLGILKGRQARVRVRLLVNPEQLIEVFLKSVVKAMGLDVSFCVTRAGEYWHVDFEGPDVRILIGRRGDTLDALQLLVNLVIGRRCEEKERVILDAEGYRQRREETLRRLARRISERVRRFRRDVALEPMTPQERRVIHMELQENPWVYTISQGEEPYRKVIICLRR